In one Candidatus Omnitrophota bacterium genomic region, the following are encoded:
- a CDS encoding PfkB family carbohydrate kinase: MDLKILKKIQSPAKLAKIVEDLKKKGKKVVLCHGVFDIIHLGHIRHFNQAKEQGDVLITTLTQDKYVKRGPGRPYFTGRLRAETLASLAMTDYVSIVDAPTATDFIRKVRPDVYAKGPDYKAKDKDVTGKIFEEEEAIKAVGGRLFLTDDITFSSSKLINDYLDAYPPRTVKYLKAINKRYNIDYIVGSLEALKKLKVLVVGDTIMDEYHYCSPLGKSSKEHLVVNRYESREMFAGGALATANNAASVCGQVDLVTILGAKRSYKDFIGSHLSPNVKPTFFTRPDTGTIVKRRYVNKIQNRKLFEICFIDDSDIAGREEEKVLKHLNKVIKNYDLVIISDYGHGFLTKRIRDLICVKAKYLALNVQTNSANIGFNLITKYRRANCVCVDELELRYATHDRVSDLRTHAKKVYQQMHCEHIIATRGSSGSLCYSKKKGFHETPAFSSRVVDAIGAGDAFFAFIAPCFAARLPQEVVSFIGNAVGSLAVQIVCNREPVNAIDLIKFITRLLK, from the coding sequence ATGGACCTCAAAATTCTAAAAAAAATACAATCACCCGCCAAGCTGGCCAAGATCGTTGAAGACCTTAAGAAAAAAGGAAAGAAGGTGGTGCTTTGCCATGGCGTGTTCGATATCATCCATTTAGGGCATATACGCCATTTTAATCAGGCCAAGGAGCAGGGGGATGTTTTGATCACCACTCTGACCCAAGACAAATATGTCAAACGCGGGCCCGGCCGTCCGTATTTTACCGGCCGCTTGCGCGCCGAGACGCTGGCGTCTCTGGCCATGACGGACTATGTGTCCATCGTGGATGCCCCCACCGCGACGGATTTTATCCGCAAGGTGCGTCCCGATGTTTATGCCAAAGGCCCCGACTACAAGGCCAAGGACAAGGATGTGACCGGCAAGATCTTTGAAGAGGAAGAAGCTATCAAGGCCGTGGGCGGAAGGCTGTTTCTCACCGACGATATCACCTTCAGTTCCTCAAAGCTCATCAATGATTATCTGGATGCCTATCCTCCACGGACCGTGAAATACCTTAAGGCCATCAACAAGCGCTATAACATTGATTACATCGTCGGATCATTGGAGGCTTTAAAGAAATTAAAAGTGCTGGTGGTCGGTGACACCATCATGGATGAATATCATTACTGTTCGCCTCTAGGTAAGTCTTCCAAAGAACATTTGGTGGTCAACCGCTATGAATCCAGGGAAATGTTCGCCGGCGGTGCTCTGGCGACGGCGAATAATGCGGCGAGCGTCTGCGGACAGGTGGATTTGGTGACGATCCTGGGCGCCAAGAGATCTTACAAGGATTTTATCGGATCGCATTTAAGCCCCAACGTCAAGCCAACTTTTTTCACCCGTCCGGATACCGGCACAATTGTCAAAAGAAGGTATGTTAACAAGATCCAGAACCGCAAGCTATTCGAGATCTGTTTTATCGATGATTCCGATATCGCCGGCCGGGAAGAAGAAAAGGTCCTCAAGCATCTCAATAAGGTGATCAAAAATTATGATCTGGTCATCATTTCCGATTATGGGCATGGATTTCTCACCAAGCGGATCCGCGACTTGATCTGTGTCAAGGCCAAGTATTTGGCCCTGAATGTTCAGACCAACAGCGCCAATATCGGGTTTAATCTGATCACCAAATACCGTCGGGCCAACTGCGTATGCGTGGATGAATTGGAATTACGCTATGCCACTCACGACCGGGTCAGCGATCTGAGGACCCATGCCAAAAAGGTTTACCAGCAGATGCATTGCGAACACATCATCGCGACCCGCGGATCTTCCGGGTCCCTGTGTTATTCCAAGAAAAAAGGTTTTCATGAAACGCCGGCTTTTTCCAGCCGCGTGGTCGATGCCATCGGCGCGGGAGATGCTTTTTTCGCGTTCATCGCACCCTGTTTTGCGGCACGCTTGCCCCAGGAAGTCGTTTCTTTTATCGGGAACGCCGTCGGATCCTTGGCGGTCCAGATCGTTTGTAACCGTGAACCGGTCAATGCGATCGACCTTATTAAATTCATCACAAGATTATTAAAATAA
- a CDS encoding NAD-dependent epimerase/dehydratase family protein, producing MGKVNTVLVTGGAGYVGAILIPKLLEKGYRVKVLDLYTYGTDVFDGIKDKSRLEEIKGDICDTDLLKKSLVGVEAVIHLACISNDPTFELNPALSRKVNYDAFEPLVRTAKESGVRRFVYASTCSVYGVSDAENVTEDHPLLPVTDYNKYKGLCEPILWKYRSPGFTATTIRPATVCGYSPRQRFDLTVNILTNHAYNNNHIIVFGGQQERPNLHIEDMTDLYCLLLELPDEKIAGKTYNAGYQNRSVADIAEIVRRVMAEELPERPPITVETRPSDDIRSYRISSEKIKRELNFVPKHTIEDAVRDLIRAFKAGKFQDPLNNIRYFNIKTLKSTEPQCAV from the coding sequence ATGGGCAAAGTGAACACTGTTCTGGTGACCGGCGGGGCGGGATATGTCGGCGCGATCCTTATCCCGAAGTTATTGGAGAAAGGTTACCGGGTCAAAGTCCTGGATCTCTACACTTACGGAACGGATGTTTTCGACGGGATTAAGGATAAATCACGCTTAGAAGAGATCAAGGGCGACATTTGCGATACAGATTTGCTTAAGAAAAGTTTGGTTGGCGTTGAAGCCGTCATCCATTTGGCCTGTATTTCCAATGACCCGACCTTTGAATTGAATCCCGCGTTAAGCCGCAAGGTGAATTACGATGCCTTTGAACCCCTGGTGCGGACAGCCAAAGAAAGCGGGGTGCGCCGGTTTGTTTATGCTTCGACCTGCAGTGTTTACGGTGTCAGCGACGCCGAGAATGTTACCGAAGATCATCCGCTTTTGCCCGTCACTGATTACAACAAGTATAAAGGATTATGTGAGCCCATTCTCTGGAAATACCGATCGCCGGGATTTACGGCCACGACCATCCGGCCGGCCACGGTTTGCGGGTATTCTCCCCGGCAGAGGTTTGACCTGACCGTCAATATTTTGACCAATCACGCGTATAACAACAATCATATCATCGTTTTTGGCGGTCAGCAGGAGCGTCCGAATCTGCACATTGAAGACATGACGGACCTGTATTGTTTACTTTTGGAATTGCCGGATGAAAAGATCGCGGGCAAAACCTACAACGCCGGTTATCAGAACCGTTCGGTCGCTGATATCGCCGAGATCGTTCGCCGGGTCATGGCTGAGGAATTGCCGGAGCGCCCCCCGATCACTGTGGAAACGCGGCCGTCCGACGACATCCGTTCCTACCGTATTTCTTCGGAAAAGATCAAACGCGAATTGAATTTTGTCCCCAAGCACACCATTGAAGATGCCGTGCGGGATCTCATCAGGGCCTTTAAAGCCGGGAAGTTCCAGGACCCCTTGAATAATATCCGGTATTTCAATATTAAGACGCTCAAATCGACGGAGCCCCAATGCGCTGTTTGA